The DNA window ATTCCTCAGCCGAATGTCGATTCGACGGTGATTCGCTTGAAATTGCGAAACGAGCCGCCAATTGAGATTGAGGATGAAGATTTCTTCTTCAGGGTTGTTCAGGCTTGTTTTGCCCAGCGGCGAAAAACCTTGTTAAACAACCTGCTTTCAGCATTCGTCGGCAAAGCGGACAAGCAGCTTTTGCTGACTGCTTTGGATCAATGCGGGATTGATCCCGTTCGCCGCGGAGAGACGCTGCAGATGCATGAATTTGCCGCTTTAAGCGGTCGACTGCGCGAAATCGCAAACGCAGAATCCTGATCCCGCATATTTTGCCGAATGTTTGTCCAGGGAGTAAACTCAGCGCAATAACGATGCCCCGGTATTTCCCCTTTTTCATCACCATTTGCCTATGCCAGCCATAGGATAGTTTGAGGGAGGGGATCAGTTGTGTTGATGCAAGGAGATCTTGTCGTCAGAAAATCCTACAGGGGAGACGTTGTATTCCGGATTCAGGATGCCGATCAACAAAGGGCCATTCTGAAGGGTGTAGAGTTCAGACTATTGGCTGACGCGCCGATTTCCGACCTGCAGCGGATTGAAGATCTGCATCTCCACAGGGGGACCGTACAGTCTCTTTTGAAAACGAAAGAATCGGTTAAACTTCTGGAGCTGTACAAACGAACGCAAAGGGAAAAGATGGAGAACGGGCTTCCGTTCGATAGGGATAAAATGCCGTATTTTGAGCTTCCCGGGAAAGTGCTCCATCTCGATGGAGATCCGGCATATTTGCGAAAGAGCATGAGCGTATATGGGGAATTGAGAATACCTGCGGAAGGCCACTTCGTGAACGAAGTCGACATGGCGGAAGCATTGTATCGGCTTTTGCCGCTTGTTAAACCCGATATTGTTGTGATCACCGGGCACGACGGACTGCTGAAGCATCGACCG is part of the Ferviditalea candida genome and encodes:
- the yabG gene encoding sporulation peptidase YabG, which encodes MMQGDLVVRKSYRGDVVFRIQDADQQRAILKGVEFRLLADAPISDLQRIEDLHLHRGTVQSLLKTKESVKLLELYKRTQREKMENGLPFDRDKMPYFELPGKVLHLDGDPAYLRKSMSVYGELRIPAEGHFVNEVDMAEALYRLLPLVKPDIVVITGHDGLLKHRPDPEIHSLNNYKNSINFARAVRVAREYERNRDALTVIAGACQSHFEALLHAGANFASSPKRILIHALDPVYIAAKVSYTPIKDTINIFDVISHTISGMEGLGGIETKGSYRIGLPKI